One Sediminicola sp. YIK13 DNA segment encodes these proteins:
- the lon gene encoding endopeptidase La: MSKSKFLNIDSMSLQGIDEDSELIPLMTPEDEEEINNEVLPETLPILPLRNTVLFPGVVIPITAGRDKSISLIKDANNGSKVIGVVSQKDEETENPGINDINTLGTVARILRVLQMPDGNTTVIIQGKKRFEIAEVLTEKPYMTATVRETKEERPPAGDSQEFLAIIESIKELALKIIKDNPNIPSEASFAIKNIQSNSFLINFVSSNLNLGVKEKQELLEIPNLQDRALATLKYMNVELQKLELKNDIQSKVRSDLDQQQKEYFLHQQMKTIQEELGGISYEEEVDEMAQKAKEKKWSKKVSEHFTKELAKMQRMNPQVAEYSIQRNYLELFLELPWNEFSKDKFDLKRAQKILDRDHYGLEDVKRRIIEYLAVLKLRNDMKSPILCLYGPPGVGKTSLGKSIAKAIGREYVRMSLGGLRDEAEIRGHRKTYIGAMPGRIIQSLKKAGKSNPVFILDEIDKLSNSHQGDPSSAMLEVLDPEQNNDFHDNFLEMGYDLSKVMFIATANNLSSIQPALLDRMEIINVTGYTIEEKVEIAKRHLLPKQLKEHGLTDKHLKIAKPQLEKIVEGYTRESGVRALEKQVAKMVRHAAKSIAMEEEYNLKVTNEDIEKVLGPARMERDKYESNDVAGVVTGLAWTSVGGDILFIESILSKGKGTLNITGNLGKVMKESATIAMEYIKSNADSFGIDSEVFDKYNVHIHVPEGATPKDGPSAGVTMLTSLVSLFTQKKVKKSLAMTGEITLRGKVLPVGGIKEKILAAKRAKIKEIILCEDNRKDILEIKAEYLKGLEFHYVTDMSEVINLAITDEKVKNAKSL, translated from the coding sequence ATGAGTAAATCTAAATTTTTAAATATTGACAGTATGTCACTGCAAGGAATTGATGAGGATTCAGAGTTAATACCTTTAATGACACCCGAAGATGAAGAGGAGATCAATAATGAGGTCTTGCCGGAAACTTTGCCAATATTGCCTTTGCGCAATACCGTTTTGTTCCCAGGGGTTGTTATTCCGATCACCGCAGGAAGGGATAAGTCTATTAGCCTTATTAAAGATGCCAATAATGGTTCAAAAGTAATTGGTGTTGTTTCCCAAAAGGATGAGGAAACAGAGAACCCTGGAATCAATGATATTAATACTTTAGGAACTGTAGCGCGAATTTTAAGAGTGCTGCAAATGCCCGATGGGAATACAACGGTCATTATTCAAGGGAAAAAACGTTTCGAAATTGCAGAAGTGCTCACAGAGAAGCCATACATGACAGCCACGGTCAGAGAAACCAAGGAGGAGAGGCCACCTGCAGGGGATAGTCAGGAATTTCTTGCCATCATAGAATCTATTAAAGAATTGGCACTAAAGATCATCAAGGATAATCCAAATATTCCAAGTGAGGCTTCCTTTGCTATAAAGAATATCCAGAGTAATTCATTTTTGATCAACTTTGTGTCCTCCAATTTAAATCTTGGTGTAAAGGAAAAGCAAGAATTATTGGAAATCCCAAATTTGCAGGATAGGGCATTGGCTACCTTAAAGTATATGAATGTGGAACTCCAAAAATTGGAGCTGAAGAATGACATTCAGAGTAAGGTGCGCAGTGATTTGGACCAACAACAAAAGGAGTATTTCCTTCATCAACAAATGAAGACCATCCAGGAGGAATTGGGAGGTATTTCATATGAAGAGGAAGTAGATGAGATGGCCCAAAAGGCAAAAGAAAAAAAATGGAGTAAAAAGGTATCTGAACACTTCACCAAGGAGTTGGCCAAGATGCAACGAATGAATCCACAGGTAGCCGAATATTCTATACAAAGAAATTATTTGGAGCTTTTCTTGGAGTTGCCCTGGAATGAATTTTCAAAAGATAAATTCGATTTAAAAAGAGCTCAAAAAATCTTGGACAGGGACCATTACGGTTTGGAAGACGTCAAAAGAAGGATTATCGAGTATTTGGCCGTTTTAAAGCTGAGGAACGATATGAAATCTCCAATTTTATGTTTGTACGGCCCTCCTGGTGTAGGTAAAACCTCTTTGGGCAAGTCTATTGCCAAGGCAATTGGAAGGGAATATGTTCGTATGTCCCTTGGAGGACTGCGAGATGAGGCAGAAATACGAGGCCATAGGAAAACCTATATTGGTGCTATGCCCGGACGAATCATCCAAAGTCTAAAGAAAGCTGGTAAATCCAATCCCGTGTTCATTTTGGACGAGATAGATAAATTGTCGAACAGTCACCAAGGTGATCCATCTTCTGCCATGTTGGAAGTATTGGATCCTGAACAGAACAATGATTTTCATGACAACTTTTTGGAAATGGGGTATGACCTTTCTAAGGTGATGTTCATTGCAACGGCAAATAATTTATCGAGCATACAACCGGCTTTATTGGATCGTATGGAAATTATCAATGTAACGGGATACACCATTGAGGAGAAAGTAGAGATTGCAAAAAGGCATCTTTTGCCAAAGCAGTTGAAGGAGCACGGACTTACAGATAAACATTTAAAGATTGCCAAGCCACAATTGGAAAAAATAGTGGAAGGTTATACCCGGGAATCTGGGGTACGTGCCTTGGAGAAGCAAGTTGCCAAAATGGTACGTCACGCTGCCAAGTCCATCGCCATGGAGGAGGAGTACAATTTAAAAGTGACCAATGAAGACATAGAAAAGGTATTGGGACCTGCCAGAATGGAAAGGGACAAATACGAAAGCAATGATGTGGCCGGAGTAGTCACAGGGTTGGCATGGACGAGTGTAGGCGGAGATATCTTGTTTATAGAATCCATTTTATCCAAAGGTAAAGGGACCTTGAACATTACAGGGAACCTAGGTAAGGTCATGAAAGAGTCCGCTACGATTGCCATGGAATATATCAAGTCCAACGCCGATAGTTTTGGAATAGACTCTGAAGTGTTCGATAAGTACAATGTTCATATCCACGTGCCTGAAGGGGCCACCCCAAAAGATGGTCCCAGTGCTGGTGTTACCATGCTGACCTCTTTGGTATCTTTATTTACCCAGAAAAAGGTAAAAAAGAGTCTGGCGATGACAGGGGAGATCACCTTAAGGGGCAAAGTACTTCCGGTTGGTGGTATCAA
- a CDS encoding head GIN domain-containing protein, with amino-acid sequence MKKILILGVSMLCMTFTYAQWGKKIKGNGNIITENRNTGPYDAIFISGSFDVELVDGKEGKLILKGEENLLEYITTEIKDGKLVVKVEKGIYLSPSSWKQGIFITIPVERVDAVTLSGSGDIVGKKTIATDNFKTDISGSGDISLSVSAKTVKATISGSGDITLTGETEDFEVRVSGSGDVNAYDLSAKNVTANVSGSADIEVTATEMIQARVSGSGDISYRGNPKKIDTKTSGSGDITKG; translated from the coding sequence ATGAAAAAAATTCTAATACTAGGTGTATCCATGTTGTGCATGACCTTCACCTATGCCCAATGGGGCAAGAAAATTAAAGGAAATGGCAATATCATTACAGAAAACAGGAATACAGGACCCTATGACGCCATCTTTATATCCGGATCTTTCGATGTAGAACTGGTGGATGGAAAAGAAGGGAAACTTATTCTAAAAGGGGAAGAAAACCTATTGGAATATATAACTACAGAAATAAAGGATGGTAAATTGGTGGTCAAGGTCGAAAAAGGAATCTATTTAAGTCCGTCTTCCTGGAAGCAGGGAATTTTCATTACCATCCCAGTGGAAAGAGTTGATGCTGTAACGTTATCAGGCTCCGGCGATATTGTGGGGAAGAAAACCATTGCCACCGATAATTTCAAAACTGATATTTCGGGATCTGGAGATATTTCTCTTTCGGTCTCAGCGAAGACTGTAAAAGCCACAATTTCAGGATCAGGGGATATTACCCTAACCGGGGAAACAGAAGATTTCGAGGTCAGGGTTTCTGGTTCAGGAGACGTAAATGCCTATGATCTTTCTGCCAAGAATGTAACGGCTAATGTCTCCGGTTCTGCAGATATTGAAGTTACCGCCACAGAGATGATACAGGCAAGGGTTTCCGGTTCAGGGGATATTTCGTATCGTGGCAATCCAAAAAAGATAGATACAAAAACTTCAGGATCCGGTGATATCACCAAAGGTTAA
- a CDS encoding RNA polymerase sigma factor, translating into MSHKEEHINDLLQLCREGNPGAQMEVYNRYYKAMYNTSLRIVKDSAEAEDIMQESFLSAFTKLHTFKGEVTFGSWLKRIVVNNSIHHYRKQQKKNEVALENILYKVKDDDGIDADHGVTELMAQKVMQTMNLLQDNYRIALTLFLIEGYDYEEISEIMKISYANCRTIISRAKASLRKKLTPVIQ; encoded by the coding sequence TTGAGCCATAAAGAAGAACATATTAACGATCTGTTGCAATTGTGTAGGGAAGGCAACCCTGGTGCGCAAATGGAAGTATACAATCGCTATTATAAAGCAATGTACAATACTTCCCTGCGGATAGTAAAGGATAGTGCCGAAGCAGAGGACATTATGCAGGAATCGTTTTTGAGTGCTTTTACCAAATTGCACACGTTTAAAGGCGAGGTAACCTTTGGATCTTGGTTAAAGAGAATAGTGGTCAACAACAGTATCCATCACTATCGCAAGCAACAGAAAAAGAACGAAGTAGCGCTGGAAAATATATTGTACAAGGTCAAAGATGATGATGGTATTGATGCAGATCATGGAGTCACTGAATTGATGGCTCAAAAAGTGATGCAGACCATGAATCTATTGCAGGACAATTACAGAATTGCTTTGACCTTATTTTTAATAGAAGGATATGATTATGAAGAGATAAGTGAAATCATGAAAATAAGTTATGCGAATTGCAGAACTATTATCTCTAGGGCAAAAGCGAGTCTTAGAAAAAAATTAACCCCCGTAATACAATAA